A window of the Zeugodacus cucurbitae isolate PBARC_wt_2022May chromosome 2, idZeuCucr1.2, whole genome shotgun sequence genome harbors these coding sequences:
- the LOC128922255 gene encoding uncharacterized protein LOC128922255 isoform X3 — MSRDNSPINNSGSSSETSETQSVEDNKTFSDSKLTRNLASPNRIFKSQKRMKDFGSNQSGDKDGDTKRPPWRAVSVSTLPKPDKNAILKAKLLDATRRLRAGKTSIGLQTLQIPTKLLRDVNLGTQKDLLLFKDMEIQTDGFYTKKRNNEEAFVLSYSVAQTTDYVKVSNAATQTLLPRIPGDIFLNTYLANYENTKYLKNMNDIKKKLVSKDCVERNKKLPVEADGSFDSGLKESVSNTETNMEELRKTNFLPKLKQPTFLSWNFGYGDLTDEINSRKCVPYNIQANHSQRSFTSVYHD; from the exons ATGAGTAGAGATAACTCTCCTATAAATAATAGTGGTTCGTCATCTGAGACGAGTGAGACTCAGAGTGTTGAAGATAATAAAACTTTTTCGGATTCTAAACTCACAAGAAATCTAGCTTCGCCAAACAG GATTTTTAAAAGCCAAAAACGTATGAAAGATTTTGGAAGCAATCAAAGTGGGGACAAAGATGGGGACACTAAAAGACCACCTTGGAGGGCGGTAAGTGTTTCGACCTTACCCAAACCGGATAAGAATGCAATACTGAAAGCAAAACTTCTTGACGCCACGAG GCGTTTACGTGCAGGAAAGACTTCTATCGGTTTGCAAACACTTCAAATACCAACAAAGTTATTGAGAGATGTTAATTTAGGCACGCAAAAAGATTTGTTGCTTTTTAAGGATATGGAAATTCAAACAGATGGGTTCTATACTAAGAAAAGAAACAACGAAGAGgctt TTGTTCTATCATATTCCGTTGCACAAACGACTGACTATGTAAAAGTTTCAAATGCAGCTACTCAAACCCTACTTCCAAGGATTCCTGGAGATATCTTTTTAAACACCTATTTGGCAAATtacgaaaatacaaaatatttaaagaacatgaacgatattaaaaaaaaattagttagtaAAGATTGTGTGGAAAGAAATAAGAAGTTGCCTGTTGAAGCTGATGGCTCTTTTGATTCAGGCCTGAAGGAAAGCGTTTCTAATACTGAAACCAATATGGAGGAATTACGAAAAACCAACTTCTTGCCTAAACTTAAACAACCAACTTTTTTATCATGGAATTTTGGATATGGGGATTTGACTGATGAGATCAATTCGAGAAAATGTGTACCGTATAATATTCAGGCAAATCATTCACAGCGGAGTTTTACTAGTGTTTATCATG ATTGA
- the LOC128922255 gene encoding uncharacterized protein LOC128922255 isoform X2, whose protein sequence is MSRDNSPINNSGSSSETSETQSVEDNKTFSDSKLTRNLASPNRIFKSQKRMKDFGSNQSGDKDGDTKRPPWRAVSVSTLPKPDKNAILKAKLLDATRRLRAGKTSIGLQTLQIPTKLLRDVNLGTQKDLLLFKDMEIQTDGFYTKKRNNEEAFVLSYSVAQTTDYVKVSNAATQTLLPRIPGDIFLNTYLANYENTKYLKNMNDIKKKLVSKDCVERNKKLPVEADGSFDSGLKESVSNTETNMEELRKTNFLPKLKQPTFLSWNFGYGDLTDEINSRKCVPYNIQANHSQRSFTSVYHEINRLINVIEDNISVKQYYNKSIVKSDHFKHQQLVMPSEEWLPLINKEENHLEEMMKEIKRKTIKCKYFNKHDSVN, encoded by the exons ATGAGTAGAGATAACTCTCCTATAAATAATAGTGGTTCGTCATCTGAGACGAGTGAGACTCAGAGTGTTGAAGATAATAAAACTTTTTCGGATTCTAAACTCACAAGAAATCTAGCTTCGCCAAACAG GATTTTTAAAAGCCAAAAACGTATGAAAGATTTTGGAAGCAATCAAAGTGGGGACAAAGATGGGGACACTAAAAGACCACCTTGGAGGGCGGTAAGTGTTTCGACCTTACCCAAACCGGATAAGAATGCAATACTGAAAGCAAAACTTCTTGACGCCACGAG GCGTTTACGTGCAGGAAAGACTTCTATCGGTTTGCAAACACTTCAAATACCAACAAAGTTATTGAGAGATGTTAATTTAGGCACGCAAAAAGATTTGTTGCTTTTTAAGGATATGGAAATTCAAACAGATGGGTTCTATACTAAGAAAAGAAACAACGAAGAGgctt TTGTTCTATCATATTCCGTTGCACAAACGACTGACTATGTAAAAGTTTCAAATGCAGCTACTCAAACCCTACTTCCAAGGATTCCTGGAGATATCTTTTTAAACACCTATTTGGCAAATtacgaaaatacaaaatatttaaagaacatgaacgatattaaaaaaaaattagttagtaAAGATTGTGTGGAAAGAAATAAGAAGTTGCCTGTTGAAGCTGATGGCTCTTTTGATTCAGGCCTGAAGGAAAGCGTTTCTAATACTGAAACCAATATGGAGGAATTACGAAAAACCAACTTCTTGCCTAAACTTAAACAACCAACTTTTTTATCATGGAATTTTGGATATGGGGATTTGACTGATGAGATCAATTCGAGAAAATGTGTACCGTATAATATTCAGGCAAATCATTCACAGCGGAGTTTTACTAGTGTTTATCATG AAATTAATAGATTGATAAACGTGATTGAGGATAATATATCTGTTAaacaatattacaataaaagcatagtaaaatcggaccattttAAACATCAACAGTTAGTTATGCCCTCTGAAGAATGGCTACCACTCATTAATAAAGAAGAGAACCATTTGGAAGAAATGATGAAGGAAATTAAGAGGAAAAcaatcaaatgcaaatattttaataaacacgATTCTGTTAATTAG
- the LOC128922255 gene encoding uncharacterized protein LOC128922255 isoform X1, whose translation MSRDNSPINNSGSSSETSETQSVEDNKTFSDSKLTRNLASPNRIFKSQKRMKDFGSNQSGDKDGDTKRPPWRAVSVSTLPKPDKNAILKAKLLDATRRLRAGKTSIGLQTLQIPTKLLRDVNLGTQKDLLLFKDMEIQTDGFYTKKRNNEEAFVLSYSVAQTTDYVKVSNAATQTLLPRIPGDIFLNTYLANYENTKYLKNMNDIKKKLVSKDCVERNKKLPVEADGSFDSGLKESVSNTETNMEELRKTNFLPKLKQPTFLSWNFGYGDLTDEINSRKCVPYNIQANHSQRSFTSVYHGKNSYYIDYDWEVFLFSIDELLQEINRLINVIEDNISVKQYYNKSIVKSDHFKHQQLVMPSEEWLPLINKEENHLEEMMKEIKRKTIKCKYFNKHDSVN comes from the exons ATGAGTAGAGATAACTCTCCTATAAATAATAGTGGTTCGTCATCTGAGACGAGTGAGACTCAGAGTGTTGAAGATAATAAAACTTTTTCGGATTCTAAACTCACAAGAAATCTAGCTTCGCCAAACAG GATTTTTAAAAGCCAAAAACGTATGAAAGATTTTGGAAGCAATCAAAGTGGGGACAAAGATGGGGACACTAAAAGACCACCTTGGAGGGCGGTAAGTGTTTCGACCTTACCCAAACCGGATAAGAATGCAATACTGAAAGCAAAACTTCTTGACGCCACGAG GCGTTTACGTGCAGGAAAGACTTCTATCGGTTTGCAAACACTTCAAATACCAACAAAGTTATTGAGAGATGTTAATTTAGGCACGCAAAAAGATTTGTTGCTTTTTAAGGATATGGAAATTCAAACAGATGGGTTCTATACTAAGAAAAGAAACAACGAAGAGgctt TTGTTCTATCATATTCCGTTGCACAAACGACTGACTATGTAAAAGTTTCAAATGCAGCTACTCAAACCCTACTTCCAAGGATTCCTGGAGATATCTTTTTAAACACCTATTTGGCAAATtacgaaaatacaaaatatttaaagaacatgaacgatattaaaaaaaaattagttagtaAAGATTGTGTGGAAAGAAATAAGAAGTTGCCTGTTGAAGCTGATGGCTCTTTTGATTCAGGCCTGAAGGAAAGCGTTTCTAATACTGAAACCAATATGGAGGAATTACGAAAAACCAACTTCTTGCCTAAACTTAAACAACCAACTTTTTTATCATGGAATTTTGGATATGGGGATTTGACTGATGAGATCAATTCGAGAAAATGTGTACCGTATAATATTCAGGCAAATCATTCACAGCGGAGTTTTACTAGTGTTTATCATGGTAAGAACAGTTATTATATTGACTATGATTGggaagtgtttttgttttctattgacGAACTTTTACAAGAAATTAATAGATTGATAAACGTGATTGAGGATAATATATCTGTTAaacaatattacaataaaagcatagtaaaatcggaccattttAAACATCAACAGTTAGTTATGCCCTCTGAAGAATGGCTACCACTCATTAATAAAGAAGAGAACCATTTGGAAGAAATGATGAAGGAAATTAAGAGGAAAAcaatcaaatgcaaatattttaataaacacgATTCTGTTAATTAG